One part of the Polycyclovorans algicola TG408 genome encodes these proteins:
- the ispD gene encoding 2-C-methyl-D-erythritol 4-phosphate cytidylyltransferase: protein MSAAPPVWAVIVAAGRGTRFGAGRPKVHQRLLHNTVLGWSCEAFVGHPRIDAVVLVHAADDPQIVSISCHGHPKLTLTLGGDDRASSVRAGLAAARAAGARDDTLMLVHDGARPCVSPAEIDAVIEAAVAAGDDGALLALPVTDTLKRHHWKQVQQTMPRDELARALTPQAFRLGLLDAALAAVDGAAVTDESSAMEQAGYQPRLVWGQAANLKITYAEDLALAAFWLQQRSKSA, encoded by the coding sequence ATGAGCGCCGCCCCGCCGGTCTGGGCCGTGATTGTCGCGGCAGGTCGAGGCACCCGCTTCGGTGCCGGGCGGCCGAAGGTGCACCAACGACTGCTGCACAACACCGTGCTCGGCTGGAGCTGTGAGGCGTTTGTCGGTCATCCGCGTATCGATGCAGTGGTGCTGGTCCATGCCGCGGACGATCCGCAGATTGTCTCGATCTCCTGTCACGGTCATCCGAAGCTGACGTTGACCCTCGGCGGTGATGATCGGGCCTCATCGGTGCGCGCCGGGCTTGCCGCCGCGCGCGCGGCGGGTGCCCGTGACGACACGCTGATGCTGGTGCATGACGGCGCCCGCCCCTGCGTCAGTCCTGCGGAGATTGACGCGGTCATCGAAGCCGCCGTGGCCGCAGGAGATGATGGTGCGTTGCTGGCCCTGCCGGTCACCGACACCCTCAAGCGTCACCACTGGAAGCAAGTGCAACAGACCATGCCGCGGGATGAACTGGCGCGCGCGCTCACGCCGCAGGCCTTCCGCCTGGGACTGTTGGATGCTGCACTGGCCGCAGTCGATGGTGCCGCCGTGACTGACGAATCCAGCGCCATGGAACAGGCCGGTTATCAGCCCCGACTGGTCTGGGGGCAGGCGGCCAACCTCAAGATCACCTATGCCGAAGACTTGGCCCTGGCCGCTTTTTGGCTGCAGCAGCGGAGTAAGTCTGCATGA
- a CDS encoding AbrB/MazE/SpoVT family DNA-binding domain-containing protein: MSALIVDDHASEAENGIVASTRFAMRDATISAISMDASGRLVLPKALRERLNLKGGARFAAEIVAGRIELTLADDDCEVVVTKDGFKAIRFRGESQVDAAAAVQEDREEQAQRGLRR, from the coding sequence TTGAGTGCGCTGATCGTTGACGATCATGCCTCCGAAGCCGAAAATGGCATTGTTGCTTCCACGAGATTTGCCATGAGAGATGCCACGATTTCAGCCATTTCCATGGACGCCAGCGGACGCTTGGTGCTGCCCAAGGCGCTGCGCGAGCGACTGAACCTCAAGGGCGGCGCTCGCTTCGCCGCTGAAATTGTCGCCGGTCGCATTGAGCTGACGCTGGCCGATGACGATTGCGAAGTCGTCGTGACGAAGGACGGCTTCAAGGCCATTCGGTTTCGGGGTGAAAGCCAGGTCGATGCTGCCGCTGCGGTTCAAGAAGATCGTGAGG
- the kdsA gene encoding 3-deoxy-8-phosphooctulonate synthase — protein sequence MNFLGRPAGLDAPLFLIAGPDTLESLDLALEVAGHIKPIAERLGITYIFKGSFDKANRSSHISYRGPGLDDGLKIMQAVKDQIGVPVLTDVHEDTPVAPIAEVIDVVQTPAFLCRQTNFMQKWAQCGRPINVKKGQFMSPWEMGNVIAKMRAVAPDGQFFLCERGFTFGYNNLVADMRGLALMREYAPVVFDATHTVQLPGGQGNASGGMRAMIPVLARAAVGAGISGIFMETHPTPDSALCDGPNSLPLSEIEGLLETLVAMDRLVKQHGFLENRLSDGR from the coding sequence ATGAACTTTCTGGGTCGTCCCGCCGGGCTGGACGCGCCCCTGTTCTTGATTGCTGGCCCCGACACCCTGGAGTCCCTGGACCTGGCTCTGGAGGTGGCGGGTCACATCAAACCCATCGCCGAGCGGCTGGGTATCACCTATATTTTCAAGGGCAGCTTCGACAAGGCCAACCGTAGCAGCCACATCAGCTATCGCGGCCCCGGCCTCGACGATGGCCTGAAGATTATGCAGGCGGTCAAGGACCAGATTGGTGTGCCGGTGCTCACCGACGTGCACGAAGACACGCCGGTCGCGCCGATCGCCGAGGTGATCGACGTCGTCCAGACCCCGGCCTTCCTGTGCCGCCAGACCAACTTCATGCAAAAGTGGGCGCAGTGTGGCCGGCCGATCAACGTCAAGAAGGGCCAGTTCATGAGCCCCTGGGAAATGGGCAACGTCATCGCCAAGATGCGCGCCGTCGCCCCCGATGGGCAGTTCTTCTTGTGCGAACGCGGCTTCACCTTCGGCTACAACAATCTGGTCGCCGACATGCGCGGTCTGGCGCTGATGCGTGAATATGCCCCGGTGGTGTTCGATGCCACCCACACCGTGCAACTGCCCGGCGGGCAGGGCAACGCCAGCGGCGGCATGCGGGCGATGATTCCGGTGCTGGCCCGCGCGGCGGTCGGCGCGGGCATCAGCGGTATCTTCATGGAAACCCACCCGACGCCCGACAGTGCGCTGTGCGACGGCCCCAACTCGCTCCCCTTGTCCGAGATCGAAGGCCTGCTGGAAACCCTGGTGGCCATGGACCGCCTGGTAAAGCAGCACGGCTTCCTCGAAAACCGATTGAGCGATGGACGCTAA
- a CDS encoding septum formation initiator family protein, whose amino-acid sequence MRHPRRLVTVVLALMLVALQWRLWVAEGGISHTLALQTQVKVVASELEQLSLRNAQLAAEVQDLDTGSQAIEGRARNALGMIANGETFYLVVAPGAE is encoded by the coding sequence ATGCGCCACCCACGCCGCCTCGTCACGGTCGTCCTCGCGCTGATGCTGGTGGCATTGCAGTGGCGGCTGTGGGTGGCCGAGGGGGGTATCAGCCATACCTTGGCCTTGCAGACACAGGTCAAGGTCGTGGCCTCGGAGTTGGAGCAGTTGAGCCTGCGTAACGCGCAACTTGCCGCCGAAGTCCAAGACCTCGACACCGGCAGCCAGGCCATTGAAGGTCGGGCGCGCAACGCACTGGGCATGATCGCCAATGGCGAGACGTTTTATCTGGTGGTAGCCCCCGGCGCCGAATGA
- a CDS encoding homoserine dehydrogenase, giving the protein MTAPLKLALVGLGTVGQGVVELIQRNGEVIAARLGRSVRITGIAVRDLTRARDVNVADIPVTDDAMALARDGDYDVLVELIGGETTARAVTEIAFSRGKSVVNANKALIARHGNELLAQAESAGVGIGFEAAVAGGIPVLKALREGLVGNQVSALAGIINGTSNYILTQMGSKGQAFADALADAQRLGYAEADPTFDIEGIDAAHKLTILASLAFGIPLDFDALSIEGISAITPQDIRIARELGYAIKHLGIAKREADGGVSLRVHPTLVPTEHLLAKVDGVLNAVLMRGDGAGPVCMTGAGAGRLATASAVLADIIDLGRSGAGIAPPLGQPVVGLKAVTIHPAQDAASAFYLRLRVADAPGVLKGITSVFAELDISIEAIQQREPREGDDATVALITSETTGQRIADAVARIEVLPFVREQLARIRVEHFEA; this is encoded by the coding sequence ATGACTGCACCCCTCAAGCTGGCCCTGGTTGGCCTTGGCACCGTTGGCCAGGGCGTTGTCGAATTGATTCAGCGCAACGGCGAGGTGATCGCCGCGCGGCTGGGACGCAGCGTGCGCATCACCGGCATCGCGGTGCGCGATTTGACCCGAGCGCGCGACGTGAACGTTGCGGACATTCCCGTCACCGACGACGCGATGGCCCTGGCACGTGATGGTGATTACGACGTGCTGGTGGAATTGATCGGCGGCGAGACGACGGCGCGCGCGGTGACTGAAATCGCCTTCTCGCGCGGCAAATCGGTGGTCAATGCCAACAAGGCGCTGATCGCACGCCACGGCAACGAATTGCTCGCGCAAGCCGAATCAGCGGGCGTGGGCATCGGCTTCGAAGCGGCCGTGGCGGGGGGCATTCCGGTGCTCAAAGCCCTGCGTGAAGGGCTGGTCGGCAATCAGGTGAGTGCGCTGGCCGGCATCATCAACGGCACGTCGAACTACATCCTCACGCAGATGGGCAGCAAGGGGCAGGCCTTTGCCGATGCACTCGCCGACGCGCAGCGCCTGGGCTATGCCGAGGCCGATCCCACCTTCGACATCGAAGGCATCGACGCGGCGCACAAGCTCACCATCCTCGCCAGTCTGGCATTCGGTATCCCGCTGGACTTCGATGCGCTGTCGATTGAAGGCATCAGCGCCATCACCCCGCAAGACATTCGCATCGCACGCGAGCTGGGCTACGCCATCAAGCATCTCGGCATTGCCAAGCGCGAAGCCGATGGCGGCGTGAGCCTGCGGGTGCACCCGACCTTGGTCCCGACTGAGCATCTGCTGGCCAAGGTGGATGGCGTGCTCAACGCCGTGCTGATGCGCGGCGACGGTGCCGGCCCGGTGTGCATGACCGGCGCGGGCGCCGGGCGTCTGGCCACCGCCTCGGCGGTACTCGCCGACATCATCGACCTGGGTCGCAGCGGCGCCGGCATCGCCCCGCCGTTGGGGCAGCCCGTCGTGGGGCTCAAGGCGGTAACCATTCACCCGGCGCAGGACGCCGCCAGCGCGTTCTACCTGCGGCTGCGGGTGGCTGACGCGCCCGGCGTGCTCAAGGGCATCACCTCGGTGTTTGCCGAACTGGACATCAGCATCGAGGCCATCCAGCAGCGCGAGCCGCGCGAGGGTGACGACGCCACCGTGGCGCTGATCACCTCCGAGACCACTGGCCAGCGCATCGCGGACGCCGTGGCGCGCATCGAAGTGCTGCCGTTCGTGCGCGAGCAGTTGGCGCGGATACGGGTGGAGCACTTTGAGGCTTGA
- a CDS encoding peptidoglycan DD-metalloendopeptidase family protein, translating into MNLAWALLIGVPVLGGCASALTWEPKPQPERTRVEATEPLAPERRLAETEYLVQPGDTMYSIAFRKQVDFRELAEWNGVDGSFLIHPGQVLRLTPPDDAAPEAPVNGETARAPLTPPPSSSGSGRPVPLAVGPVGSAVGAAPLPSGAPAPAATPPPVAAAPPAAAPAAVHTPDKPPVLSELGWTWPTKGAIERGYNPAQGSKGLFFTGSIGQPVIAAAPGKVVYSGNALRGYGELVIIKHDEIHLSAYGHNSKRLVKEGDTVKVGQPIAEMGEGPERRPMLHFEIRERGQPVNPAKFLPTSR; encoded by the coding sequence ATGAACCTTGCCTGGGCACTGCTGATCGGCGTGCCGGTACTCGGAGGTTGTGCCAGTGCGCTGACCTGGGAACCCAAGCCGCAGCCGGAGCGCACCCGCGTCGAAGCCACCGAGCCACTGGCCCCCGAGCGTCGCCTCGCCGAGACCGAGTACCTGGTCCAGCCCGGTGACACCATGTACTCCATTGCCTTTCGCAAGCAGGTCGATTTTCGTGAGCTGGCGGAATGGAACGGCGTTGACGGCAGCTTTCTGATTCATCCCGGCCAAGTGCTGCGCCTGACGCCGCCCGACGACGCGGCGCCCGAGGCCCCGGTCAATGGCGAGACCGCCCGTGCCCCGTTGACGCCGCCGCCGTCGAGCAGTGGCAGTGGCCGCCCGGTGCCGCTGGCCGTCGGCCCGGTGGGCTCAGCGGTGGGCGCTGCACCATTGCCGAGTGGCGCCCCCGCCCCCGCCGCCACCCCGCCGCCGGTTGCGGCCGCACCGCCTGCCGCCGCCCCGGCCGCGGTTCATACGCCAGACAAGCCGCCGGTACTCAGCGAGCTTGGCTGGACCTGGCCAACCAAGGGGGCGATCGAGCGCGGCTACAACCCTGCCCAAGGCAGCAAAGGGCTGTTTTTTACCGGCAGCATCGGACAGCCGGTGATTGCCGCCGCGCCGGGCAAGGTGGTTTACAGCGGCAACGCGCTGCGCGGTTACGGTGAGTTGGTGATCATCAAGCACGACGAGATTCATCTGTCGGCTTATGGCCACAACAGCAAGCGCCTGGTCAAGGAAGGCGACACGGTCAAAGTCGGGCAACCCATTGCAGAAATGGGCGAAGGGCCAGAACGACGGCCCATGCTGCACTTCGAGATTCGTGAGCGCGGTCAGCCGGTCAACCCGGCGAAATTCCTGCCCACCAGCCGCTAG
- the eno gene encoding phosphopyruvate hydratase gives MSQIVDISALEIIDSRGNPTVEAEVLLDSGARGRAASPSGASTGKREAVELRDGASKAVKGKKAEPGRYLGKGVLKAVANIEGEIADRVLGMDAQDQAKLDAAMIELDGTENKSRLGANALLAVSLAAAKAAADENLMPLYRHLGGISSVTLPVPMMNVINGGAHADNNVDIQEFMILPVGAASFSEALRCGAEIFHTLKKVLHARGLNTAVGDEGGFAPNLESNAAALDCLLQAIDQAGFKAGRDVYLGLDVASSEFYKNGKYHLSGEGKTFSAKQFVAYLEGLCSQYPIISIEDGCAEDDWAGWKLLSDALGKKVQLVGDDLFVTNTKILAEGIAKGIANSILIKPNQIGTLTETLQAIQMASDAGYASVVSHRSGETEDATIADIAVGTTATQIKTGSLCRSDRMAKYNQLLRIEKQLGRQARYPGAGAFPVGL, from the coding sequence ATGTCCCAAATCGTCGACATCTCCGCCCTCGAAATCATCGACTCGCGCGGCAACCCCACGGTTGAAGCCGAAGTGCTGCTGGATTCAGGCGCGCGTGGCCGCGCGGCGTCGCCCAGCGGCGCCTCGACCGGCAAGCGCGAAGCGGTGGAACTGCGTGACGGTGCATCCAAGGCCGTCAAGGGCAAAAAAGCCGAGCCAGGCCGTTATCTCGGCAAGGGCGTGCTTAAGGCGGTGGCCAACATCGAAGGTGAAATTGCCGACCGCGTGCTGGGCATGGACGCGCAAGACCAGGCCAAGCTCGACGCCGCGATGATTGAACTCGATGGCACCGAGAACAAGTCGCGCCTCGGCGCCAACGCGCTGCTGGCGGTGAGCCTCGCCGCCGCCAAGGCCGCCGCCGACGAAAACCTGATGCCGCTGTATCGTCATCTGGGCGGCATTTCCAGCGTGACCCTGCCGGTGCCGATGATGAACGTCATCAACGGCGGCGCGCATGCTGACAACAACGTCGACATCCAGGAATTCATGATTCTGCCGGTAGGCGCGGCCAGCTTCTCAGAAGCGCTGCGCTGCGGCGCCGAGATTTTCCACACGCTCAAGAAGGTATTGCACGCGCGCGGCCTGAACACGGCGGTGGGCGATGAAGGCGGCTTCGCACCCAATCTGGAGTCCAACGCCGCGGCGCTGGACTGCCTGTTGCAAGCCATCGACCAGGCCGGTTTCAAGGCCGGCAGGGATGTCTACCTGGGCCTCGACGTGGCCAGCTCGGAGTTCTACAAGAACGGCAAATACCACCTCAGCGGCGAAGGCAAGACATTCAGCGCCAAGCAGTTTGTGGCTTACCTGGAAGGGCTGTGCAGCCAGTACCCCATCATCTCGATTGAAGACGGCTGCGCCGAAGACGACTGGGCGGGCTGGAAGCTGCTCAGCGACGCGCTCGGCAAAAAGGTGCAGTTGGTGGGCGATGATCTGTTCGTCACCAACACCAAGATACTGGCCGAAGGCATTGCCAAGGGCATCGCCAATTCCATTCTCATCAAGCCGAATCAGATCGGCACGCTCACCGAGACTTTGCAGGCCATCCAGATGGCCAGCGATGCGGGCTACGCCAGCGTGGTCAGCCATCGCTCCGGCGAAACCGAAGACGCCACCATTGCCGACATCGCCGTCGGCACCACCGCCACGCAGATCAAGACCGGCTCGCTATGCCGCTCCGATCGCATGGCCAAGTACAACCAACTCCTGCGCATCGAGAAGCAGCTCGGCCGCCAGGCCCGCTATCCCGGTGCCGGGGCGTTTCCCGTCGGCCTGTAA
- the surE gene encoding 5'/3'-nucleotidase SurE: MRILLSNDDGCQAPGLSSLRAALTDAGHTLDVVAPDRNRSGASNSLTLMRPLRAHQHDDGLWCVDGTPSDCVHLALAKLLPQPPEIVVSGINAGANLGDDTLYSGTVAAAMEGRHLGCAAIAVSCVSYEPQHYATAAAITVRLVAQLAQVPLPPDIILNVNVPDVPLDEIRGFEITRLGARQRSENVTPAKDPRGRPIFWLGAAGAEVDCDKGTDFHAIVHRYVSVTPLTVDLTHHGQRERLGQWIRGA, encoded by the coding sequence ATGCGTATTCTTTTATCCAACGACGACGGCTGCCAAGCCCCGGGCCTGAGCAGTCTGCGGGCCGCATTGACCGATGCCGGTCATACGCTGGATGTGGTGGCGCCAGACCGCAATCGCAGTGGCGCATCCAACTCGCTGACCCTGATGCGCCCCCTGCGCGCGCACCAGCACGATGATGGGCTCTGGTGTGTTGACGGCACGCCGAGCGACTGTGTGCATCTGGCGCTGGCCAAGCTGTTGCCGCAGCCGCCGGAGATTGTCGTGTCGGGCATCAATGCCGGCGCCAACCTCGGCGATGACACGCTGTATTCGGGCACCGTGGCGGCGGCGATGGAGGGTCGACACCTCGGTTGTGCCGCCATCGCCGTGTCGTGCGTGTCTTACGAGCCGCAGCACTACGCCACCGCTGCGGCCATCACCGTGCGCCTGGTGGCGCAGCTGGCGCAGGTGCCGCTACCGCCGGACATCATTCTTAACGTCAATGTGCCGGATGTACCGCTGGACGAAATCCGCGGCTTCGAGATCACCCGGCTCGGTGCGCGACAAAGGTCCGAGAACGTGACGCCCGCCAAGGACCCGCGCGGGCGGCCCATCTTCTGGCTGGGGGCAGCCGGTGCCGAGGTCGACTGTGACAAGGGCACCGATTTCCATGCCATCGTTCACCGTTACGTGTCGGTGACACCGCTGACCGTCGACCTGACCCACCACGGCCAGCGTGAGCGGCTGGGGCAATGGATACGCGGCGCATGA
- the ispF gene encoding 2-C-methyl-D-erythritol 2,4-cyclodiphosphate synthase, whose protein sequence is MNSLLDLRIGHGFDLHRLEAGEGVTLGGVFIPCAYRVIAHSDGDAAIHALCDALLGAIGRGDIGEWFPDDNPSFAGADSRELLKTIMQAVTDAGYAVVNVDLTVIAQTPKLAPHKTAMVAGLAPLLGVSTDRVNLKATTHEGVDAIGRKEALSAHAVVLLAPFRP, encoded by the coding sequence ATGAACAGCCTGCTCGATTTGCGCATTGGTCACGGCTTTGACCTGCACCGGCTGGAAGCCGGCGAGGGGGTCACCTTGGGCGGCGTGTTCATCCCCTGTGCCTACCGCGTCATTGCCCATTCCGATGGCGATGCCGCCATTCACGCCCTCTGCGACGCGCTGCTCGGCGCCATCGGTCGCGGCGACATCGGCGAATGGTTCCCCGACGACAATCCCAGCTTCGCTGGCGCGGACTCCCGCGAACTGCTGAAAACCATCATGCAGGCCGTCACCGATGCCGGATACGCCGTGGTCAACGTCGATCTGACGGTGATCGCCCAGACCCCCAAACTCGCGCCGCATAAAACCGCCATGGTGGCCGGGCTGGCGCCGCTGCTGGGCGTGTCAACCGACCGAGTCAACCTCAAGGCGACCACGCATGAGGGCGTTGATGCCATTGGCCGCAAGGAGGCGCTGAGTGCACACGCGGTGGTCTTGTTGGCACCCTTCAGGCCCTAA
- the alaC gene encoding alanine transaminase, translating into MNTNFPRIQRLPPYVFNIVGDLKKAARARGEDIIDFGMGNPDQPTPKHIVDKLVEASVRGTESDYVKPELHNEEGVHTHRYSVSKGIPRLRRAMSRWYKRRYDIDLDPETEVIATIGSKEGLAHLAFATLAQGDVVLVPNPAYPIHPYGVVLAGADVRHVKMTPDVDFFEELERAVKESWPKPKMLILNFPGNPTTQCVDLDFFVKAVAICREHQMWLIHDLAYSDIVFDGYKAPSVLEVPGAKDLAVEFFTLSKSYNMPGWRVGFMVGNPILVAALARIKSYLDYGMFTPIQVAAIAALEGPQDCVAEICEMYRVRRDVLCDGLNKIGWKVEKPKATMFVWAEIPEPFKAMGSIEFSKKLLAEAHVAVSPGIGFGEYGDTHVRFALIENEHRTRQAVRGIRRMLLNAGVGTTA; encoded by the coding sequence GTGAACACCAACTTTCCCCGCATTCAGCGCCTTCCGCCCTACGTCTTCAACATCGTCGGTGATTTGAAGAAGGCGGCCCGAGCGCGCGGGGAAGACATCATCGACTTCGGCATGGGCAATCCCGATCAGCCGACGCCCAAGCACATCGTCGACAAGCTGGTGGAAGCCAGCGTGCGCGGCACCGAAAGCGACTACGTCAAGCCCGAACTGCACAACGAAGAGGGCGTGCACACGCATCGCTATTCGGTGTCGAAGGGTATTCCGCGACTGCGCCGGGCCATGAGCCGCTGGTACAAGCGCCGCTACGACATCGACCTCGACCCCGAGACCGAGGTGATTGCCACCATTGGCTCCAAGGAAGGCCTGGCGCATCTGGCCTTCGCCACCCTGGCGCAGGGCGACGTGGTGCTGGTGCCGAACCCGGCGTACCCGATTCACCCCTACGGCGTGGTGCTGGCGGGCGCGGATGTGCGCCACGTGAAGATGACGCCCGATGTCGATTTTTTCGAAGAGCTGGAGCGCGCGGTCAAGGAGAGCTGGCCGAAGCCGAAGATGCTCATCCTCAATTTTCCCGGCAATCCGACGACGCAGTGTGTCGATCTGGACTTCTTCGTCAAGGCGGTGGCGATTTGTCGTGAGCACCAGATGTGGCTGATTCACGATCTGGCCTACTCCGACATCGTGTTCGACGGCTACAAGGCGCCCAGCGTGCTCGAAGTGCCCGGCGCCAAGGATCTGGCGGTGGAGTTTTTTACCCTGTCGAAGAGCTACAACATGCCCGGCTGGCGGGTCGGCTTCATGGTCGGCAACCCCATTCTGGTGGCTGCCTTGGCGCGCATCAAAAGCTATCTCGACTACGGCATGTTCACGCCCATTCAGGTCGCCGCCATCGCCGCGCTGGAGGGCCCGCAGGACTGCGTGGCCGAAATCTGCGAGATGTACCGCGTGCGCCGCGACGTGCTCTGCGACGGCCTCAACAAGATCGGCTGGAAGGTCGAAAAGCCCAAGGCGACGATGTTTGTCTGGGCCGAAATTCCCGAGCCGTTCAAGGCCATGGGCTCCATCGAGTTCTCGAAGAAGTTGCTCGCCGAGGCGCATGTGGCGGTGTCGCCCGGCATCGGCTTTGGCGAGTACGGCGACACCCACGTGCGCTTTGCACTGATCGAGAATGAACATCGCACCCGCCAGGCGGTGCGCGGCATTCGCCGCATGCTGCTCAACGCGGGCGTCGGCACGACTGCCTGA
- a CDS encoding Smr/MutS family protein produces the protein MSTSDEDRLAFLAAMGDVRLHRSRQRVTVKRVPPAPVARSTEADERAVMLELLSGPVDIEELEHGDTLSYRAQGVQEGVLRRLRRGHYRIDGNLDLHGYNRHQARLAVIDFLAECHDRMRRCVRIVHGKGNGSPNSGPVLKAHLDSWLRRRKDVVAFCSAPPNDGGTGAVYVLLRGRT, from the coding sequence ATGTCCACCTCCGACGAAGACCGACTGGCTTTTCTCGCCGCCATGGGCGACGTGCGCCTGCACCGCTCACGCCAGCGGGTCACGGTCAAACGCGTACCGCCCGCGCCGGTGGCCCGCAGCACCGAAGCCGACGAACGTGCGGTAATGCTGGAGTTGCTCAGCGGCCCGGTCGACATTGAAGAACTCGAACACGGCGACACCCTCAGCTACCGGGCGCAGGGCGTGCAGGAGGGTGTGCTGCGCCGGCTGCGCCGGGGTCACTATCGCATCGACGGCAATCTGGATCTGCACGGCTACAACCGCCATCAAGCGCGCCTGGCCGTGATCGATTTCCTCGCCGAGTGCCACGACCGCATGCGGCGCTGCGTGCGCATCGTCCACGGCAAAGGCAACGGCTCCCCCAACTCCGGCCCGGTACTCAAGGCCCACCTCGACAGCTGGTTGCGACGTCGCAAAGACGTGGTCGCCTTTTGCTCTGCGCCGCCGAACGACGGCGGCACCGGGGCGGTTTATGTGTTGCTGAGGGGGCGAACTTAG
- a CDS encoding protein-L-isoaspartate(D-aspartate) O-methyltransferase, translating to MNHRAPLNVSGVKAATSRSPAQRLADELARQGITHPDVLRVMGQLERHRFVDGAFHARAYEPQSALPIGFAQTISQPAVVALMTQTLLEGKRHARVLEVGTGSGYQTAVLAQLCDTVFTVERVRALSEQARSRLSGMGFRNVHFGYADGSQGWLPYAPYDGILVTAAGAEVPEALLKQLAPHGRLVMPVGTPGQQVLRVVDKRITRYSVQDIAQVSFVPLLGGKA from the coding sequence ATGAACCATCGCGCGCCCCTGAACGTGAGTGGCGTCAAAGCCGCAACCAGTCGCTCGCCGGCACAGCGGCTCGCTGACGAGTTGGCACGTCAGGGCATTACCCATCCCGATGTGTTGCGGGTCATGGGCCAGTTGGAACGTCACCGTTTCGTCGATGGCGCTTTTCATGCCCGCGCCTATGAGCCGCAGTCGGCCCTGCCGATTGGCTTCGCACAGACCATCTCGCAGCCGGCCGTGGTGGCGTTGATGACCCAGACCCTGCTCGAAGGCAAGCGCCATGCGCGGGTGTTGGAAGTCGGCACCGGCTCGGGCTACCAGACCGCCGTGCTGGCCCAGCTTTGCGACACGGTCTTCACCGTGGAGCGCGTTCGCGCGCTCAGCGAGCAGGCGCGCAGCCGGCTGTCGGGCATGGGCTTTCGCAACGTCCATTTCGGCTATGCCGACGGCTCACAGGGCTGGCTGCCGTACGCCCCCTACGACGGCATTCTGGTCACCGCCGCCGGTGCTGAAGTGCCCGAAGCGTTGCTCAAGCAGCTGGCGCCGCACGGGCGGCTGGTGATGCCGGTGGGCACACCGGGCCAGCAGGTGTTGCGGGTGGTGGACAAGCGCATCACGCGCTATTCGGTGCAGGACATTGCACAAGTGAGTTTCGTGCCGCTGCTGGGCGGAAAGGCGTGA
- a CDS encoding YqaA family protein, whose protein sequence is MNFFRRLYDWTLNLSRHPRAPWWLGGLSAAESVFFPIPPDIMLAPMVLVRPHRWWKLALLTTVTSVLGGLVGYALGYWLLDLALPMIERMGKLHAYETASAWFERYGFWAMFLAGLTPIPFKVFTVSAGAAHLALVPFMVGSVVGRGMRFFLVAGLARLLGPAFEQHLLRYIDLIGWVMLALVAIGLIWLM, encoded by the coding sequence GTGAATTTTTTTCGCCGGTTGTACGACTGGACCCTCAACCTGTCACGGCATCCACGTGCGCCCTGGTGGCTGGGAGGACTGTCGGCGGCCGAGTCGGTGTTCTTCCCGATTCCGCCCGACATCATGCTGGCGCCGATGGTGCTGGTGCGGCCCCATCGTTGGTGGAAGCTGGCGCTGCTGACCACCGTCACCTCGGTGCTCGGCGGGCTGGTGGGCTACGCACTCGGGTACTGGCTGCTTGACCTTGCGCTGCCCATGATCGAGCGCATGGGCAAGTTGCACGCCTATGAAACGGCGTCGGCGTGGTTTGAGCGTTACGGTTTCTGGGCGATGTTTCTGGCCGGGCTGACACCGATCCCGTTCAAGGTGTTCACGGTGTCGGCCGGCGCTGCCCACCTGGCCCTGGTGCCATTCATGGTGGGTTCGGTCGTAGGCCGTGGAATGCGGTTCTTTCTGGTTGCCGGGCTCGCCCGCTTGCTGGGGCCAGCGTTTGAGCAACACCTGCTGCGCTACATTGACCTGATTGGCTGGGTGATGCTGGCGCTGGTCGCAATAGGACTGATATGGCTGATGTGA